Proteins from one Pseudoliparis swirei isolate HS2019 ecotype Mariana Trench chromosome 22, NWPU_hadal_v1, whole genome shotgun sequence genomic window:
- the wdtc1 gene encoding WD and tetratricopeptide repeats protein 1 — protein sequence MFCGEAMTTVNITRDILHRQIRDKRAAGFQRSYHVTDPFIKRLGLEAELQGHTGCVNCLEWNERGDLLASGSDDQHAIIWDPFKHTKLTTMHTGHAANIFSVKFLPHSGDRILITGAADTKVHVHDLTVKETIHMFSDHTNRVKRIATAPMWPNTFWSAAEDGIIRQYDLRESSKRSDVLIDLTEFCGQLVEAKCLAVNPRDNNYMAVGANGPFVRLYDIRMINKYRKSLNQSTSAAVHTFCERQKPIPDGAGQYYVAGHLPVKLPDYNNRLRVLVATYVTFSPDGTELLVNMGGEQVYLFDLTFKQRPYTFLLPKKCQSSTGDVKNGKTTNGVSNGIVLPTSRIRIAGSKMRSSSTELPVHLEKIKQQANDAFARQQWTQAIQLYSLGIHQASCNAMLYGNRAAAYMKRKWDGDHYDALRDCLKALTLNPGHLKAHFRLARCLFELKYVSEALECLDDFRGKFPEQAQSSACDSLDKDIKAALFTKTETAEDKKDNSSIRFHSLNRKESIPEDELVLRERSFDYKHRYCGHCNTTTDIKEANFFGSKGQYIVSGSDDGSFFIWEKETTNLVRILQGDESIVNCLQPHPNYCFLATSGIDPVVRLWNPRPETETENGRVVEDMESAAQANQRRMNADPLEVMLLNMGYRITGLRGVGSDGSDDEDSSEGQVQCRPS from the exons ATGTTTTGTGGTGAGGCCATGACTACTGTCAACATCACCCGCGATATCCTGCACCGGCAGATCAGA GACAAGAGAGCGGCAGGCTTCCAAAGGTCCTATCATGTGACTGATCCTTTCATCAAAAGACTTGGACTGGAGGCTGAGCTTCAG GGTCATACTGGCTGTGTGAACTGTTTGGAATGGAATGAACGAGGAGA tttACTTGCCTCGGGCTCAGACGATCAACATGCCATCATCTGGGATCcattcaaacacacaaagcTTACAACTATGCACACGGGTCATGCAGCAAATATATTCTCTGTGAAG TTCCTCCCTCACTCAGGGGACAGAATTCTGATAACGGGTGCGGCCGACACAAAGGTCCATGTGCATGACCTGACGGTAAAGGAAACCATCCACATGTTTTCTGATCATACAAACAGAGTGAAACGCATTGCCACAGCACCCATGTGGCCCAATACCTTCTGGAGTGCTGCAGAGGACGGCATCATCCG ACAATATGACTTGCGGGAGAGCAGTAAGCGCTCAGACGTGCTGATCGACCTGACGGAGTTCTGTGGTCAGCTGGTTGAGGCCAAGTGTCTCGCGGTGAACCCTCGGGACAACAACTACATGGCAGTGGGAGCCAACGGGCCTTTTGTTCGCCTTTATGACATCAGGATGATTAACAAGTACAG AAAATCTTTAAACCAGAGCACATCAGCAGCTGTGCACACATTCTGTGAAAGGCAGAAGCCCATCCCAGACGGAGCTGGGCAGTATTATGTCGCAG GACACCTGCCAGTGAAACTCCCAGACTACAATAATCGCCTGAGGGTTCTGGTGGCCACCTATGTCACCTTCAGCCCCGATGGCACTGAGCTACTAGTTAACATGGGGGGTGAACAG GTGTATCTGTTTGACCTGACGTTCAAACAGAGGCCATACACCTTCTTACTTCCAAAAAAGTGCCAGTCATCAACAG GAGATGTAAAGAACGGAAAGACGACCAATGGCGTCTCAAACGGAATCGTCTTGCCAACCAGCCGTATTCGAATTGCTGGAAGCAAGATGCGTTCGAG TTCTACCGAGCTCCCTGTTCACTTGGAGAAGATAAAGCAACAAGCTAATGATGCATTTGCACGGCAGCAGTGGACGCAGGCTATCCAGCTGTACAGTTTAGGCATTCACCAGGCCAGCTGCAACGCCATGCTGTACGGGAACCGGGCAGCAGCATACATGAAACGCAAGTG GGACGGAGACCATTATGACGCCCTTAGGGACTGCCTGAAGGCTCTCACTCTAAATCCTGGTCATCTGAAGGCTCATTTCAGGCTGGCACGCTGTCTGTTTGAGCTGAAGTATGTGTCTGAAGCTCTCGAGTGTCTAGATGATTTCAGAGGGAAGTTTCCAGAGCAGGCGCAAAGTAGTGCCTGTGATTCCTTGGATAAAGATATCAAGGCtgctctcttcaccaagacagaaaCAG CCGAAGATAAGAAGGACAACAGCTCCATTCGATTCCACTCCTTGAATCGGAAGGAGTCCATCCCTGAAGATGAGCTGGTGCTGAGAGAGCGCAGCTTTGACTACAAGCACAGATACTGCGGTCACTGCAATACCACCACTGATATCAAAGAGGCCAACTTCTTTGGAAG CAAAGGCCAGTACATTGTCAGCGGCTCCGACGACGGCTCATTCTTTATCTGGGAAAAGGAGACTACCAATCTGGTGAGGATCCTGCAGGGGGATGAGTCCATCGTCAACTGCCTGCAGCCCCACCCCAACTACTGCTTCCTGGCTACGAGTGGTATTGACCCCGTGGTTCGATTGTGGAACCCTAGACCAGAG